Proteins encoded within one genomic window of Saccharopolyspora pogona:
- a CDS encoding DUF397 domain-containing protein, giving the protein MLTPVFAQAHWRKSSHSHGGGGACVMVAYLPGAAGVKDSKLGSASPVLPFTTSAWSAFLRDVKTGKHDLR; this is encoded by the coding sequence ATGTTAACCCCGGTCTTCGCCCAGGCGCACTGGCGGAAGAGTAGCCATAGTCACGGCGGCGGGGGTGCCTGCGTCATGGTGGCTTACCTACCGGGCGCTGCTGGCGTAAAGGACAGCAAGCTCGGCTCCGCCAGCCCCGTCCTCCCCTTCACGACCTCGGCATGGTCGGCGTTTCTACGCGACGTGAAGACCGGGAAGCACGACCTGCGCTGA
- a CDS encoding helix-turn-helix domain-containing protein, with translation MEERISPTVRLRRLTRGIRRWRAEAGLRQEDVAAALDWSKPKLSRFENAEKSAGPAEVLALAAVYGVPDAERDQYVALALQARQKGWWQRYGQDTLASNFEEYVGLESEAAEVREFAAELIPGLLQTERYATELIQAWIPQADEVVMKERADLRAQRQARLHETNPLTVGTVIHESALRQLVGGPEVMREQLKHLVASAKLPNVPLQVLPFSTGAIPALGAPFILLSFPDQEDPDVAFAEHLTSSVYMEDPAEVEMYTLNYSALRSKALSQKESITFLNRLAREL, from the coding sequence GTGGAAGAGCGGATCAGCCCGACTGTGCGGCTGCGGAGGCTCACACGAGGCATCCGGCGTTGGCGTGCCGAGGCTGGACTTCGTCAAGAGGACGTCGCGGCCGCGCTCGACTGGTCGAAGCCGAAGCTCAGCAGGTTCGAGAACGCCGAGAAATCCGCCGGCCCGGCCGAGGTTCTTGCGCTGGCGGCAGTCTATGGCGTTCCCGACGCGGAACGAGACCAGTATGTCGCGCTTGCCTTGCAAGCCAGGCAGAAGGGCTGGTGGCAGCGGTACGGGCAGGACACGCTGGCGTCGAACTTCGAGGAGTACGTCGGACTGGAATCCGAGGCTGCCGAAGTGCGTGAGTTCGCGGCTGAGCTGATTCCCGGGTTGTTGCAGACCGAGCGTTACGCCACCGAACTCATCCAGGCGTGGATACCGCAGGCTGATGAGGTCGTCATGAAGGAGCGTGCCGATCTTCGCGCACAGCGGCAGGCACGGCTGCACGAGACAAACCCGCTCACGGTGGGAACCGTCATTCACGAGTCGGCGCTGCGACAACTCGTCGGCGGCCCCGAGGTCATGCGTGAACAGCTCAAGCACCTCGTAGCCAGCGCCAAGCTCCCCAACGTGCCCCTTCAGGTACTGCCGTTCAGCACCGGGGCGATACCCGCGCTTGGTGCACCGTTCATCCTGCTGTCCTTCCCCGACCAGGAAGATCCGGACGTTGCCTTCGCGGAACACCTCACGAGCAGCGTCTATATGGAGGATCCAGCCGAAGTTGAGATGTATACCCTGAACTACAGCGCCTTGCGGTCCAAGGCGCTGAGCCAGAAGGAATCGATCACCTTCCTGAACCGGCTCGCTCGGGAGTTGTAA
- a CDS encoding zinc finger protein, which translates to MYDYLTYIWRPVSGGRHAFPIAAREIPAGEPVAAYCGAEADAAELHNRTELDWIRERSCVDCRRILAGRA; encoded by the coding sequence ATGTACGACTACCTGACCTACATCTGGCGTCCGGTCAGCGGTGGGCGTCACGCGTTCCCGATCGCGGCGCGGGAAATCCCGGCCGGAGAGCCGGTAGCTGCCTACTGCGGTGCCGAGGCCGATGCGGCTGAGCTGCACAACCGCACCGAGTTGGACTGGATTCGCGAGCGCTCCTGTGTGGACTGCCGGCGCATCCTCGCCGGCCGTGCTTGA
- the yidC gene encoding membrane protein insertase YidC: protein MESFFSFILYPVSAILWFWHKVFGAVLGPDNGFAWALSVFFLVFSLRVVLLKPAISQLRAGRKMAKFAPQIQKLREKYKGDRQRMAQEMQKLQSEHGVNPLGGCLPALLQIPVFLSLFHVLRNFTPTAQSNFVFDRAGVESFVNANIFGAKLSNWITQPADQLALFGTDRTSMMIVGIPLMLIASVATFFTMRLSVKKQTDAAMANPQSAMMAKFMMYIAPVGAIISGWFLPIAVLLYWLANNAWTLGQQHFLTKRIDHEQEREKEKEIEAKKSAPRPKPGQKPVRPEAKAADGESEAEPAAATAGGQQATKSGSNGQRPGGKKNQPKNRPGRQAASKKGKKRR from the coding sequence GTGGAAAGTTTCTTCTCCTTCATTCTCTACCCGGTGTCGGCGATCTTGTGGTTCTGGCACAAGGTCTTCGGTGCCGTGCTCGGGCCGGACAACGGCTTCGCCTGGGCGCTTTCGGTGTTCTTCCTGGTGTTCTCGCTGCGCGTGGTGCTGCTGAAGCCAGCGATCAGCCAGCTGCGCGCGGGGCGCAAGATGGCGAAGTTCGCGCCGCAGATCCAGAAGCTGCGCGAGAAGTACAAGGGCGATCGCCAGCGCATGGCGCAGGAGATGCAGAAGTTGCAGTCCGAGCACGGGGTGAACCCGCTCGGCGGCTGCCTGCCCGCGCTGCTGCAGATCCCGGTCTTCCTGAGCCTGTTCCACGTCCTGCGGAACTTCACGCCGACCGCGCAGAGCAACTTCGTCTTCGACCGGGCGGGAGTCGAGTCGTTCGTCAACGCCAACATCTTCGGCGCCAAGCTGTCGAACTGGATCACCCAGCCCGCGGACCAGCTCGCGCTGTTCGGCACCGACCGGACGTCCATGATGATCGTAGGCATCCCGCTGATGCTCATCGCATCGGTGGCCACCTTCTTCACCATGCGGCTCTCGGTCAAGAAGCAGACCGACGCCGCGATGGCCAACCCGCAGTCGGCCATGATGGCCAAGTTCATGATGTACATCGCGCCGGTCGGCGCGATCATCTCCGGCTGGTTCCTGCCGATCGCGGTGCTGCTGTACTGGCTGGCCAACAACGCCTGGACGCTGGGCCAGCAGCACTTCCTCACCAAGAGGATCGACCACGAGCAGGAGCGGGAGAAGGAAAAGGAGATCGAGGCCAAGAAGTCCGCGCCGCGGCCTAAGCCGGGCCAGAAGCCGGTGCGCCCGGAGGCCAAGGCGGCCGACGGGGAGTCGGAGGCGGAACCGGCCGCCGCGACAGCGGGCGGCCAGCAGGCGACCAAGAGCGGCAGCAACGGCCAGCGGCCGGGCGGCAAGAAGAACCAGCCGAAGAACCGGCCGGGCAGGCAGGCGGCGTCGAAGAAGGGCAAGAAGCGCCGCTGA
- a CDS encoding phenylacetate--CoA ligase family protein codes for MSESAGTDRMSVAKATYGRLRTGHLSAVHAALEDHVARLDWPRERIDRYRDQRLRALLAYARERSPFHAARMRGLDLSSATVADLARLPVMTKQEAQEEWDAIVTVPDLDRAAAERILAEQPWFSYAPGGQQIFSSGGSTGVRGVYAWDWELFVTLACLAWRMQAREERRGPRRPARLAVLEAGVPPHASTPLFDVPSSAGMETVVIPASEPFDEVLATVAAARPTHLVGYATVIGRLARASLAGALEIRPVRVSTNSEPLFDEDRRAIRDAWNVPVHNLWGSTEIGVQAVGCGRAEGLHVCEDEVVLERVDEDGTPVAPDEPAARTLATGLANRTFPFIRYDLGDEITPLPGRCECGSSFARLADIAGRHDDDFHYPACTVPASVFRHVLGTDPHIAEYQVRQTPAGAEILAVGSPDAAKLTSSVAAALSRHGLPNPEVRLQKVDRLPRHESTGKLRRFIALR; via the coding sequence ATGTCCGAGTCGGCCGGCACTGACCGAATGAGCGTCGCGAAGGCGACGTACGGGCGCCTGCGCACCGGCCATCTCAGTGCGGTGCACGCGGCGCTAGAGGACCACGTCGCACGCCTGGATTGGCCCCGGGAACGGATTGACCGCTACCGCGACCAGCGGCTGCGTGCGCTGCTCGCATATGCGCGCGAGCGTTCGCCCTTTCACGCGGCTCGGATGCGTGGCCTCGATCTTTCCTCGGCCACCGTGGCAGACCTGGCGAGGCTTCCGGTGATGACCAAGCAGGAGGCGCAGGAGGAGTGGGACGCCATCGTGACGGTTCCCGACCTCGACCGGGCAGCAGCCGAGCGCATCCTCGCCGAACAACCATGGTTCTCGTACGCACCGGGCGGTCAGCAGATCTTCAGTTCCGGCGGGTCGACCGGCGTACGAGGCGTGTACGCGTGGGATTGGGAACTATTCGTAACGCTGGCTTGTCTCGCCTGGCGGATGCAGGCGCGAGAGGAGCGGCGTGGGCCGCGGCGCCCAGCCCGGCTCGCGGTGTTGGAGGCAGGAGTGCCACCGCACGCCAGCACGCCGCTGTTCGACGTGCCGAGCTCAGCGGGCATGGAGACGGTCGTGATCCCGGCCAGCGAGCCGTTCGATGAGGTCCTCGCAACGGTCGCGGCTGCCCGCCCCACCCATCTCGTCGGGTACGCGACGGTGATCGGGCGGCTTGCCCGCGCCTCCTTGGCAGGAGCGCTGGAGATCCGCCCCGTGCGGGTGAGCACGAACTCCGAGCCCCTCTTCGACGAGGATCGACGGGCGATCCGCGACGCCTGGAACGTACCGGTCCACAACCTCTGGGGATCGACCGAGATCGGTGTGCAGGCGGTCGGGTGCGGACGCGCTGAGGGACTGCACGTGTGCGAGGACGAGGTCGTGCTGGAACGGGTCGACGAGGACGGAACGCCGGTCGCCCCGGACGAGCCCGCCGCGCGAACGCTCGCCACCGGACTCGCCAATCGGACGTTCCCGTTCATCCGCTACGACCTCGGGGACGAGATCACGCCCCTGCCCGGCAGGTGCGAATGCGGAAGTTCGTTCGCGCGGCTGGCAGATATCGCCGGACGGCACGACGATGACTTCCACTACCCGGCGTGCACGGTGCCGGCGAGCGTCTTCCGCCACGTCCTAGGCACGGATCCGCACATCGCCGAATACCAGGTCCGCCAGACTCCGGCCGGAGCCGAAATCCTCGCCGTCGGCTCGCCCGACGCGGCCAAGCTGACCTCATCGGTCGCAGCCGCGCTGAGCCGCCACGGCCTGCCCAACCCGGAGGTCCGACTCCAGAAGGTCGACCGGCTCCCCCGCCACGAATCGACCGGAAAGCTACGACGATTCATCGCCCTGCGATAA
- a CDS encoding ABC transporter ATP-binding protein: MNELYHRYGKRQVLRGVTFEVLPGSLVGVVGENGAGKTTLLRILCGELTPTNGTASVSGRLGYCPQHVVVNEAFTVAQHLAFFQVAYGLPDLSYAHELIDVLQFADFLDERVGVLSGGTRQKLNLTIALMHDPDVLLLDEPYQGFDWETYLRFWELAQRLRDRGRSVLVISHLAYDADRLDTLHRLAAGVLCEGTTSHGGR; the protein is encoded by the coding sequence GTGAACGAGCTGTACCACCGCTACGGCAAGCGTCAGGTCTTGCGTGGCGTCACCTTCGAGGTTTTGCCCGGCAGCCTCGTCGGGGTTGTCGGCGAAAACGGAGCGGGCAAGACGACGTTGCTGCGCATCCTGTGCGGCGAGCTGACCCCCACCAACGGAACGGCCTCGGTGAGCGGACGGCTCGGCTACTGTCCTCAGCATGTGGTGGTCAACGAGGCGTTCACCGTCGCCCAGCACCTCGCCTTCTTCCAGGTGGCGTACGGACTTCCCGACCTCAGCTACGCCCACGAGTTGATTGACGTACTGCAGTTCGCGGACTTTCTCGATGAGCGCGTCGGTGTGCTCAGCGGCGGCACCCGGCAGAAGCTGAACCTGACCATCGCGCTCATGCACGACCCGGACGTGCTACTACTGGACGAGCCCTACCAGGGCTTCGACTGGGAGACCTACCTGCGGTTCTGGGAACTTGCCCAGCGGTTGCGCGACCGCGGCCGTTCGGTGCTGGTGATCTCCCACCTCGCCTACGATGCCGATCGCCTCGACACGCTGCACCGCCTTGCGGCCGGCGTCCTGTGCGAAGGCACTACTTCCCACGGAGGCCGGTAG
- a CDS encoding ABC transporter permease, with protein MWWTRFGTATRMALLEHLRNRLAMWLVALYVPIWLTLAYTIVGNMPVRFYLRATDQTVLAQGNELTQISGALNAVTQIVGFMMFTVTFKSSTFDRRLAMAGYPRGHLLAAKVVALVLVSAVLSCYATAITWCFWHPQQPLLLAVSVFTDALTYGALGVMLGALLRGELEGMFLIVMISIIDISLQNPIPNPAADSDFLRVLPSYGAMQSATTAGFSTVTPVAHLLLQLSWCALLTCMGLLAFLRRTRDQNRGGRVSTTAGVPAT; from the coding sequence ATGTGGTGGACGCGCTTCGGTACTGCCACCCGGATGGCGTTGCTCGAACACCTTCGCAATCGCCTCGCCATGTGGCTGGTGGCGCTCTATGTGCCGATCTGGCTGACCCTGGCCTACACGATAGTCGGGAACATGCCCGTCCGGTTCTACCTGCGCGCCACGGACCAAACCGTGCTTGCGCAAGGCAACGAGCTGACCCAGATCTCGGGCGCGCTCAACGCCGTCACCCAGATCGTCGGCTTCATGATGTTCACCGTCACGTTCAAATCCAGCACGTTCGACCGGCGGCTTGCGATGGCGGGATACCCGCGCGGCCACCTGCTCGCCGCCAAGGTGGTCGCCCTCGTGCTGGTCTCGGCCGTGCTCTCCTGCTACGCCACCGCGATCACGTGGTGCTTCTGGCATCCCCAGCAGCCGTTGCTGCTCGCGGTGAGTGTGTTCACCGACGCGCTGACCTACGGCGCGCTCGGCGTGATGCTGGGCGCGTTGCTGCGTGGCGAACTCGAGGGCATGTTCCTCATCGTCATGATCAGCATCATTGACATCTCACTGCAGAACCCGATCCCCAACCCCGCCGCGGACAGCGACTTCCTCCGCGTCTTGCCGTCCTACGGAGCGATGCAAAGCGCGACCACCGCTGGATTTTCCACAGTTACCCCCGTCGCCCACCTGTTGCTGCAGCTGTCCTGGTGCGCCCTGCTCACCTGCATGGGACTGCTGGCGTTCCTGCGACGCACCCGCGACCAGAACCGTGGTGGCCGCGTGTCCACGACAGCAGGCGTTCCCGCTACATAG
- a CDS encoding polyprenyl synthetase family protein — MVRFLPGVTIDPVVDDLPHLDCGMEWWYFHTHLTTEHGDDVGLVLVFTRHLATRAEGEPLRAHFAMIGRTDHTAGRHTSAVWVDRGWIDTVRTTITNDAVMDPVVRQALVELFDDGTPVAPDLLMGGEVMIAEQELDLRYGDVATLRKLADGSYHVTFDDETQSCDLVFTPVKPPIIQHDDVFQVRFQGPESQAFSYFAPRMAVQGRIGNATVSGSGWYEHTFGAEYLRPDGDQRYPDGTWNWTGIQLDNGWDISAATIDHIDVNSRRSVFTQRFATAYSPDCERVSCDVELVGDRRWTSLSSLNTYPTRWTLSAPALELDVVVEAELPQQEILTMVTHGSYLEACANVRGTMRGEPVSGRAFIEVMPANRVARIEEFLGRLRDVTHDEVRKLYPDSPSEALTVALAAREASGAPHAVVYDAMVRPLRYVSDTSGRGWRSFVTCAALELFGVRAEQYRQLLAVTELIHSGYLMVDDVEDDSPMRRGEPTAHLVFGAPTAINAGTASYFVLDRVLAEILPDERRRLRAYESYLRAMRGAHVGQGIDITGHHDAMNLAVASGDPTALLAGLRWAQRLKTGAYSRTLAEIGALTAGASDEQITAMGNYFEAVGLAYQITDDVMDLDGVTNRLPSGEVRATKHIGEDLRAGKVTMPLAQAVGRLPHDRMAAIWTAVRDGNADDVTVREVAAALVECGAVQACYDDAKAQVDAAWAPLDSLLPKSFAKAMVRALGFYASLREHEPAVGDHEAAAGEHEPAAGEHVNSGQ; from the coding sequence ATGGTGCGGTTCCTGCCGGGAGTCACGATCGACCCCGTGGTGGATGATTTGCCGCACCTGGATTGCGGCATGGAGTGGTGGTACTTCCACACCCACCTCACGACCGAGCATGGTGACGACGTCGGCCTGGTCCTTGTGTTCACCCGCCACCTGGCGACGCGTGCTGAGGGGGAGCCGCTGCGCGCGCATTTCGCCATGATCGGACGCACCGATCACACGGCTGGAAGGCACACGAGTGCGGTGTGGGTTGATCGAGGCTGGATCGACACCGTGCGCACCACGATCACGAACGACGCGGTCATGGATCCCGTTGTGCGGCAGGCGCTTGTCGAACTCTTCGACGACGGCACCCCGGTCGCTCCCGACCTGCTCATGGGCGGCGAGGTGATGATCGCCGAGCAGGAGCTCGACTTGCGTTACGGCGATGTCGCGACATTGCGCAAGCTGGCGGACGGCTCGTATCACGTCACGTTTGACGACGAAACGCAGTCGTGCGATCTGGTCTTCACGCCTGTGAAGCCGCCCATCATCCAGCACGATGATGTGTTTCAGGTCAGGTTTCAGGGCCCGGAGTCGCAGGCGTTCTCCTACTTCGCCCCACGCATGGCGGTGCAAGGCCGCATCGGGAACGCCACAGTCTCCGGCAGCGGCTGGTACGAGCACACCTTCGGCGCGGAGTACCTGCGGCCGGACGGGGACCAGCGTTACCCCGACGGTACTTGGAACTGGACGGGTATCCAGCTGGACAACGGCTGGGATATCAGCGCGGCGACGATCGACCACATCGACGTCAACTCCCGCCGAAGCGTGTTCACCCAGCGGTTCGCCACCGCGTACTCGCCGGACTGCGAGCGGGTGTCCTGCGATGTAGAGCTGGTCGGTGACCGGCGGTGGACATCACTGTCCTCGTTGAACACCTACCCCACGCGATGGACCTTGTCCGCGCCCGCGCTGGAGCTGGACGTCGTCGTCGAAGCCGAGCTCCCACAGCAGGAAATCCTTACGATGGTCACCCACGGCTCCTATCTGGAGGCTTGCGCGAACGTGCGCGGCACCATGCGGGGCGAACCGGTGTCAGGCCGCGCGTTCATCGAAGTGATGCCTGCCAACAGGGTCGCGCGGATCGAGGAGTTTCTCGGGCGTCTTCGGGACGTCACGCACGACGAGGTGCGCAAGCTGTACCCGGATTCCCCGAGCGAAGCGCTCACCGTGGCACTCGCCGCTCGGGAGGCGTCCGGCGCACCCCACGCGGTCGTGTACGACGCCATGGTCCGGCCCCTGCGCTACGTCTCGGACACATCCGGCCGGGGATGGCGGTCGTTCGTCACCTGCGCCGCGCTCGAACTGTTCGGTGTGCGGGCCGAGCAGTACCGGCAGCTGCTCGCCGTGACCGAGCTGATCCACTCGGGATACCTCATGGTCGATGACGTGGAAGACGACTCGCCGATGCGGCGGGGCGAGCCGACTGCGCATTTGGTGTTCGGCGCGCCGACGGCCATCAACGCGGGAACCGCTTCCTACTTCGTGCTTGACCGCGTCCTGGCCGAGATCCTGCCGGACGAGCGGCGCCGCTTACGCGCTTACGAGAGCTACCTACGGGCAATGCGGGGTGCGCACGTGGGGCAGGGCATCGACATCACTGGACACCACGACGCCATGAACCTCGCGGTCGCGTCCGGTGATCCGACCGCGTTGCTAGCTGGTCTGCGCTGGGCGCAGCGGCTCAAGACCGGTGCCTACTCCCGTACGCTGGCCGAGATCGGCGCACTGACCGCCGGGGCGAGCGACGAGCAGATTACCGCCATGGGCAACTACTTCGAGGCTGTCGGGCTGGCGTATCAGATCACCGACGACGTGATGGACCTCGACGGTGTCACCAACCGCCTGCCGTCTGGCGAGGTCCGCGCTACCAAGCACATCGGCGAGGACTTGCGCGCGGGCAAGGTGACGATGCCGCTGGCGCAGGCGGTGGGACGGTTGCCGCACGACCGGATGGCCGCGATCTGGACGGCCGTGCGTGACGGCAACGCCGACGACGTGACCGTGCGAGAGGTCGCTGCCGCACTGGTGGAGTGCGGCGCGGTGCAGGCCTGCTACGACGACGCCAAGGCGCAGGTCGACGCGGCGTGGGCCCCGCTGGACTCGTTGCTGCCCAAGAGTTTCGCCAAGGCCATGGTGCGCGCCCTCGGCTTCTACGCCTCGCTGCGCGAACACGAGCCTGCAGTGGGCGACCACGAGGCCGCAGCGGGCGAACACGAGCCTGCAGCGGGCGAACACGTCAACAGTGGACAGTGA
- a CDS encoding helix-turn-helix domain-containing protein, which yields MDGLVYRQAALWLTDEEFAELLEEIQASIIARTSNAQDADRTRHVVSLVVVPDTPGATAAGEGD from the coding sequence ATGGACGGCCTGGTCTACCGACAAGCCGCGCTGTGGCTGACCGATGAAGAATTCGCCGAACTGCTGGAAGAAATCCAAGCGTCGATCATCGCGCGGACCAGCAACGCGCAAGACGCCGACCGCACCCGCCACGTCGTCAGCCTCGTCGTAGTGCCGGACACCCCCGGCGCGACCGCCGCCGGAGAAGGCGACTGA
- a CDS encoding GNAT family N-acetyltransferase: MADLADSIESMEQLAVVWRAMVLDRDPRADVRDLPGIAVRWADCRFLFWNCITLTDVGADAGLVGQRLGQAADIMRSKKHPGFLWIFEDLLADDARAALSEAAERAGLEHAFPGTGMAGDMLPIPEPGHPDLTFVRVTTDEQLRTYADLNSRAYGFSLEDGRDGLVGSTLWKNQVHAYLGLRDGVPVTCAATVEAAGRLFVVLVATAPEWERRGYGEAVTRKALYEGGGATGLTRATLHATAAGAPVYPRIGFNPNSPMHFYSLRN; the protein is encoded by the coding sequence GTGGCAGATCTTGCGGACTCGATCGAATCGATGGAACAGCTCGCCGTGGTCTGGCGCGCCATGGTGCTCGACCGCGATCCGCGTGCCGATGTGCGAGACCTCCCGGGCATCGCCGTTCGCTGGGCCGACTGCCGGTTCCTCTTCTGGAACTGCATCACGTTGACCGACGTCGGGGCGGACGCGGGACTCGTCGGCCAACGCCTGGGCCAGGCAGCGGACATCATGCGCTCGAAGAAGCATCCGGGCTTCCTGTGGATCTTCGAGGACCTCCTCGCCGATGACGCACGCGCGGCGCTGAGCGAAGCAGCCGAACGAGCGGGCCTGGAGCACGCCTTCCCCGGAACCGGCATGGCCGGAGACATGCTCCCCATCCCCGAGCCCGGCCACCCCGACCTGACATTCGTGCGCGTGACCACCGACGAACAGCTGCGCACCTACGCAGACCTCAACTCACGCGCCTACGGATTCTCCTTGGAAGACGGCCGCGACGGGCTCGTCGGCTCCACGCTGTGGAAGAACCAGGTGCACGCTTACCTGGGCCTGCGAGACGGCGTTCCGGTGACGTGCGCTGCGACCGTGGAAGCAGCGGGCCGCCTCTTCGTCGTGCTTGTCGCCACCGCCCCGGAGTGGGAGCGCAGGGGATACGGCGAGGCGGTGACGCGGAAGGCGCTGTACGAGGGCGGCGGGGCCACCGGACTGACCCGCGCCACCCTGCACGCGACCGCCGCCGGGGCACCCGTGTACCCGCGGATCGGCTTCAACCCGAACTCACCGATGCACTTCTACAGCCTAAGAAACTGA
- a CDS encoding Bax inhibitor-1/YccA family protein, which translates to MRTTSNPAFRNLPTTGGYANFNYGQGQTAPFGQAPVAPPQTARPMTIDDVVTKTAITLGLAVITGTLTYLVGPPAVALALPAAIVGLVISLVIIFKKKVSPALVIAYSAVEGVFLGGISYVFGALFSPGIIIQAIAGTIGVFAAMLVVYKTGAIRVTPKLTKWIIGAVAGVAVLMLVNLIASFFTPGGLGLRDGGGLAIAFSLLCIGIAAFSFLLDFDAADKAIKGGVDAKFAWYIAFGLMTTLVWLYLEILRLISYFQSSD; encoded by the coding sequence TTGCGCACAACGAGCAACCCAGCGTTCCGCAACCTGCCGACGACCGGCGGTTACGCGAACTTCAACTACGGTCAGGGGCAAACCGCGCCCTTCGGCCAGGCGCCGGTCGCGCCGCCGCAGACCGCGCGACCGATGACGATCGACGACGTGGTCACCAAGACCGCGATCACACTCGGCCTGGCGGTGATCACCGGCACGCTGACCTACCTGGTCGGGCCGCCGGCCGTCGCGCTGGCGCTGCCGGCTGCGATCGTCGGCCTGGTGATCTCGCTGGTCATCATCTTCAAGAAGAAGGTGAGCCCGGCGCTGGTCATCGCCTACTCGGCCGTCGAGGGCGTGTTCCTCGGCGGGATCAGCTACGTGTTCGGTGCGCTGTTCTCACCGGGGATCATCATCCAGGCCATCGCGGGCACCATCGGTGTCTTCGCGGCCATGCTGGTGGTCTACAAGACGGGTGCGATCCGCGTCACCCCGAAGCTGACCAAGTGGATCATCGGTGCGGTGGCCGGTGTCGCGGTGCTGATGCTGGTCAACCTGATCGCCAGCTTCTTCACCCCCGGCGGTCTGGGGCTGCGCGACGGCGGCGGGCTCGCCATCGCGTTCAGCCTGCTGTGCATCGGGATCGCGGCGTTCAGCTTCCTGCTCGACTTCGACGCCGCGGACAAGGCGATCAAGGGCGGCGTGGACGCCAAGTTCGCCTGGTACATCGCCTTCGGCCTGATGACCACCCTGGTCTGGCTCTACCTGGAGATCCTCCGCCTGATCTCCTACTTCCAGAGCAGCGACTGA
- a CDS encoding plasmid pRiA4b ORF-3 family protein, with protein sequence MLAGKPVPTRAELARAISHVILHAGYEVYQTFARGFGVRDPAEVTLELLAVFGAITDAPVRRITPLGRWALSVIGTRRVSLLGSSDDLEEDGTYQLKIALQHVRPACWRRVLMPASATLGELHEVIQIAFAWDGDHLHGFTVGRRQYGDPYFDFDYDEHEITLAAAFARARKPITYTYDFGDDWRHEITLEKVVEPTPSATLPICVDGRGDAPVEDCVDDELVWIAFDKAGINTRLAQLGSGAGGRSATS encoded by the coding sequence GTGTTGGCTGGCAAACCGGTGCCGACCCGCGCCGAACTGGCGAGAGCGATCAGTCACGTCATCCTCCACGCGGGGTACGAGGTGTACCAGACCTTCGCTCGGGGGTTTGGCGTGCGCGATCCCGCGGAGGTGACGTTGGAGTTGCTGGCCGTCTTCGGCGCCATCACCGACGCGCCGGTGCGGCGGATCACTCCTCTTGGCCGCTGGGCCCTGTCGGTGATCGGCACCCGACGCGTGTCGTTGCTCGGCTCGTCCGACGACTTGGAAGAAGACGGGACGTACCAGCTCAAGATCGCTCTGCAGCATGTGCGGCCGGCGTGCTGGCGCCGTGTGCTCATGCCGGCATCCGCCACGTTGGGCGAGTTGCACGAGGTCATTCAGATCGCCTTCGCCTGGGACGGCGACCATCTCCACGGGTTCACCGTCGGACGGCGCCAGTACGGCGACCCGTACTTCGACTTCGACTACGACGAACACGAGATCACCCTGGCCGCCGCGTTCGCCCGTGCCCGCAAGCCCATCACCTACACCTATGACTTCGGTGACGACTGGCGACACGAGATCACCCTGGAGAAGGTCGTCGAGCCGACACCATCCGCCACCCTTCCGATCTGCGTGGACGGCCGTGGTGACGCACCGGTTGAGGACTGTGTCGATGATGAGCTCGTGTGGATCGCCTTTGACAAGGCCGGAATCAACACCCGCCTCGCCCAGCTAGGCAGCGGAGCAGGAGGCCGAAGCGCGACTTCGTGA